TAGCACCAGATGGGACAATGTAGATGGGCCAGTCATGGTAAACTGCAATGAATCCAGGTGGGCTCTAGTAAAGTCAAGCTTTTTAATCCATTTAAGGCAATCAAATGGGAAGTTATTTAGGTCTGAGAAATGCTGAAGCTGGAAATCCAGGTCAGTAACAAAGATCTTGCACAAAGATTGTAGTGCAGCTGATGGTATGTATACATTTGGATCGGTTTCATACAATCCCAGGTTCAGTCTGTTGGTTTTAAGGCCTTCAAGCCCTTTTAGTAGGGAGGAGAAGTTCATCTTGCCAAAGCAGCCACTCAAATCAAGACTACTCAAGTTCAGTGACTTAAACGCACCTGGTTCTGTATTGACAAGATCGTTTCCTTTTAAGCTGATGCTCATCCCGTGCACATTGCGGAGCGGTGCTAAATCATCCTCTTTTATCTGGTCAATGGAGTTCATGTCCAGCTGCAAACTGTGTAAGTTTTGACAGTGGAAACTGCTTAGCCCGTCTAATGATCGAATTTCACTTCCCCCAATGTCCAGAACCTCCAAATATGCAAGATTATCTGATGGGATGTCTGATAGGCTTTGTATCTTTGACTGAGCAAGGCTTAGATATTTGAGTGCTAGAGGTCCAGAAAAAGCTCTTTCTGCGATGAACACAAGTGGGTTTCCGATTAGGATAAGGGTCACCAAGTCCggctgatatttaaaaatgtcttcatacaTGAAAGTGATGCCACATCTGTGAGTTATATGGTTAGATGCGAGAAGAAGAAACATTAAATTCTCTGATGCACAATTTTATACTGTTTATGTTGAAATACAAGTTGTTTTGCTCACCTTGTCAGGTCTAAATAATTCAAGCTTGTCAGCCTCTGAAAAGTAAAGTTGTATAGGGCAGGAAGATAGTTGAAgctaaatgtcaaaatttgaaCAGAATTTGGGATCTCATTTGGAATGACTTGTAGGTTCATATCACTACAATCATAGCCTTTTgctacctgaaaaaaaataataataataaaaaataataaactgaaacCAATCATTAGTGTTACATCAAACActgaaacatacagtataatataatataataatttgtggcTCAATTTTGTCTGTAATGTTGAAAATCATGCAAAATGGCTATCATAAATGTACCTGTTCACACTGTCTCCTAGCCCATGGTGTTGCTTCATTATACGGTAAAAGGTGAAACAAAATAGTGTAACATAACGTGTAGAAAACAAAATGCTTCTCCATAGTGTACAGGACAAAAAGAGAACAGTGTCTCCTCTTCATTCAAATATATAGGTAAAATAGAGGAACTTCAAGTAAAACAAGAAGTGTTCAACTGTAACTTCCCTTTATGTCAACAATGACTTTCTGTATGTTTAAAGCCCTGTGATGAAGTACAGAAAGCTAACATGCCGTTTTAAACTTTGGGAAAATTTGACCTCTTTCAGTTTGGTGAAGTACTTTCCAAAACgcagctttattttgtgttttgttttaatcctGAAGGGTAGTGTGCTAAAGGAAAAAGCGTAATTGACTATTGAGTAACAGTTTGTGTGAAAAAAGTACCTGGGCAAACACTTcgaattgaataaataaattttatctaCGATTGTGACTGGATCCAATGTGTGTCCATTTCGTACATCAGTTTCAACCAAATTATCTTCAAGCATGCCAAACTATTTGTTGACTATTAACTATTCGTTGCAATACAGTATTACTATTAGTGTTCAAGGGGGAAATGATTTCATGGTCTGCTTGAATtctctattctgattggttgaaagGTGTTCAGGTAATCACCATTCTAAATGTTTGTTGGAACTGGGTACTGACTTGTGGAATCATACTGGAACTAAACACACACCAATCCAGTGTCCCTCATGAAGCCTTGCAATAGAGACTGTTTTCCTGTAGGGGGTGTTATTTTGCTGTCCTTGCTGTCCTCTGTAATAGGGTGAAAAATTGTGATGTTAGTAGTTATGCAATCCTTACATCCAATTGAGAGATAAAGGCGACACTCATTATAATGTAcgtataaatagaaataaatcttTTTCAGATTACAGAGTCTCAGTGGGGCCAGAGGATTACTCTGTTTTCAAATCCAAATGTTAATACATAGGACATGACTCCAGATAGGATTTAATGACTTCCTGTATGTCTAGTGTGGACCACCAATTGCTTTAAAGGATTTGTATTGATATGTGCATTATATAATTGTTATGTATTTGGCACAATTCATGTCTTTATGGATTATCTTCACATTCTAATTTATATTCACAATCTTCACAATCTAATTTATATAATTGCTAATTTCTCTCTACAATCCCTGGTATTATTTCTCCTCTTTATTACTAGTTTACAAAACATCTACCTGGATACTTCTTTACTAAATAATCAAAATGAGC
The sequence above is drawn from the Cyprinus carpio isolate SPL01 chromosome B5, ASM1834038v1, whole genome shotgun sequence genome and encodes:
- the cd180 gene encoding CD180 antigen isoform X1, with the translated sequence MEKHFVFYTLCYTILFHLLPYNEATPWARRQCEQVAKGYDCSDMNLQVIPNEIPNSVQILTFSFNYLPALYNFTFQRLTSLNYLDLTRCGITFMYEDIFKYQPDLVTLILIGNPLVFIAERAFSGPLALKYLSLAQSKIQSLSDIPSDNLAYLEVLDIGGSEIRSLDGLSSFHCQNLHSLQLDMNSIDQIKEDDLAPLRNVHGMSISLKGNDLVNTEPGAFKSLNLSSLDLSGCFGKMNFSSLLKGLEGLKTNRLNLGLYETDPNVYIPSAALQSLCKIFVTDLDFQLQHFSDLNNFPFDCLKWIKKLDFTRAHLDSLQFTMTGPSTLSHLVLDENRFKDVCNINTRNFSLLTHLSVSGNSKQLNFSSKCLENLGILEELDLSLSLVNPRGPCCNDQLFGLSELKLLNLSYGSQMFWSPQPFSATPQLEHLDFSHSYYTLNDSSPFSNLQNLITLNLSWSNTSLTNVHIFKGLKNLQLLNLKGNTIQGGVLTQMQLFQYVPLLETLILSSCKITAFEENLFKGLMHLRQVDLSENKLVKLSTSGFYSLHFLQLNYASNAIVTVDVGSVMDLGNNSTVDLSYNPLVCNCSNFEFINWVIKNKIKVKHLMETTCNGTGTRIIDAKLQCELPVGVLAFIIILVAILITLAIFCLVRRIRKYSRYSQL